The following is a genomic window from Hymenobacter sp. APR13.
GCTGTTTTTCCCACTGATTCTGTTTCTGGTGGGCCTCAGCACCATCGTCACGGTGTGGCTGGGCGGGCAGGAGGTTATCCGGGGCACCATCACCACGGGCAGCATTGCCGAGTTCCTGATTTACGTGAACCTGCTCACCTGGCCCGTCACGGCGCTGGGCTGGACCAGCAGCCTGGTGCAGCGCGCCGAAGCCTCGCAGGCCCGCATCAACGAGTTCCTGGACCAGAAAACCGACATCGTGTCGCGCGAGAACGTGCAGCAGGAAATCCAGGGCGACATCGTCTTCGACAACGTCAGCTTCACCTACCCCGACACCGGCATTCAGGCCCTGCGCAACGTGAGCTTCCGCATCCGGCCGGGCCAGACGCTGGCCGTCATCGGCAACACCGGCTCGGGCAAAAGCACCGTGGCCGTGCTGCTCTGCCGGCTGTTCGACGTGAGCGAAGGAGCCATCAAAATCGACAGCGTGGACGTGCGCAACTACGCCCTCACCAGCCTGCGCGAGCAAATCGGCTACGTGCCCCAGGACGTATTCCTGTTCTCGGACAGCATCCGCAACAACATCAACTTCGGCCTCGACCAGCCCGACGAAACCCGCATGCAGCAGGCCGCCAAAGACGCCAACGTCTACGACAACATCATGCGCTTCCCCGAAGGCTTTGACACGAAAGTGGGCGAGCGGGGCATTACGCTGTCGGGCGGGCAGAAACAGCGCGTGAGCATTGCGCGGGCTTTGGTTAAAGAGCCCAAAATCCTGATCCTCGACGACTCGCTGTCGGCCGTGGATACCAACACCGAAAACGCCATTCTGGGCGCCCTGCAGCGCATCATGCACAACCGCACCAGCCTCATCATCTCGCACCGCGTGAGCTCCGTGAAGCTGGCCGACGAAATCCTGGTGCTCGACGACGGCCAGATTGTGCAGCACGGCACCCACGAGGCCCTGATGCAGGACGAAAACGGCCTGTACCGGGCGCTGTATGAGCGCCAGCTGCAAAGCGAGGACGCGGCGTAGGCGCTTTAGAAACTCTCCGCTACGCGGCACCAACGGGTTACTTGTCCGGCACCTGACAGCGCGAACATATAATGCGTCGCCCCATGCTTACCGCCCACGGCCACTCTGACAAACCACTCCTCAGCAAGCTGAGTGGCGGAGAACACCACCAGCAATGGCCGATGCTTACGGACAGTGCAGCCTCGTTTCAGCCGGGAGCTGGTCCAGGTCAGGCTCATTGACTGGCGGGGTGTGGCGGCAGCGGCGGCGCCTGCGAGTTGGTCACGAACAGAATAGCCGTCAGCCGTAAAGCACGGCGGCAGATGCTGAAATTGCGAAGCCCGTGAATCTGTTTTGCCGCAGAACGCCAAGTCAAATTGATATTGCGGCAGCACGTTTTCCACGAAGAAATCAAGCGCCGCCTGTTCGTATCGGATGACGGAGTGTTGCGCACGTAGTTCCGGCAGAGGCAGCAGTAGCATCAGGCTGAAAAGCAGAGCTGTTTTCATATTCCGTTCAGCATCTCGGCTGCCCGCCGCCCTACCCCGGCGCCCAGCGCCACGCCCATCCCGTTGCAGCGTAGCGCCCCGAACACGCCCGGCGCCAGGGGCCGCACAATTGGCTCCAAATCAGACCCGAAGGCCATCACACCACTCCATCGGTAGTCGATGCGCACGGCGCGGCCGGGCAGGATTACGTCATGCAGCAGCTCCTCCAGATACTGCTGCACCCGGGGCGTGAGGCCGGGCTTGGTGGTGGCTTCGGCGGCGAAATCAAGGTGGCGGCCGCCGCCGAGCAGGAGGCGGCCGTCAATCTGGCGGAAGTAGGTGTAGCCACGGTCGTAGTGGAAGGTGCCGGGCAGGTGCAGGTCGGCTATGGGCTCCGTGACCAGCACCTGCCCGCGGCCGGGCTGCGCGTCGAGCTCCGGGAAAAACTGCTGGCTGAAAGCGTTGGTGGCCAGCAGCACCTGCGGCGCCTGGATTTCGCCCAGCAGCGTCCGGATGCGGACCTGCGCCGGGCCCGGCTCCAGCCCCAGGGCCGCGCAGCCATGCAGCACCACTACGCCCGCGGCCCAGGCCTGCCGCAGCAGCGCCTCCATCAGCCGGCCGGTGTGTAGCGCACCTTCGGCCGTATTCTCCAGCATGGCACTGACGCCGGCAAAGCCCGTGACGGGCACCTGCGCGGTGGCGTCGCGGAACACGTCGGGGCGGCCGATAATGGGGGCCAGCAGTTCGTTGTAGTACGGCAGGGCGGCGCGGCAGCGGGCCGC
Proteins encoded in this region:
- a CDS encoding NAD(P)/FAD-dependent oxidoreductase, with protein sequence MSISSLSYWEHQSFLQGFDVVVIGAGIVGLTAALHLRRLRPAARVLVLERSVLPNGASTKNAGFACFGSVSELLEQEARGGTAALLAVVQARWEGLAELRALLGDEALQYQPVGGYELFRPAEAELAARCRAALPYYNELLAPIIGRPDVFRDATAQVPVTGFAGVSAMLENTAEGALHTGRLMEALLRQAWAAGVVVLHGCAALGLEPGPAQVRIRTLLGEIQAPQVLLATNAFSQQFFPELDAQPGRGQVLVTEPIADLHLPGTFHYDRGYTYFRQIDGRLLLGGGRHLDFAAEATTKPGLTPRVQQYLEELLHDVILPGRAVRIDYRWSGVMAFGSDLEPIVRPLAPGVFGALRCNGMGVALGAGVGRRAAEMLNGI
- a CDS encoding ABC transporter ATP-binding protein produces the protein MRALSATNKYLFRYKWHFLGGVLFVALSTLLAIFPAQIVRYAFDLVSEGIDLYHLFAGTSAQGEVYSLFGRNVLLYGTLIIVLALLRGVFLFFMRQTLIVMSRLVENDQKNEIYQHYQSLPLAFYRRHSTGDLMSRISEDVGRVRMYIGPALMYFMQLVILFILIVPLMLMVNVKLTLYTLLPLPVLSVSIFYVNTLIERKSDEIQRSLAAMTTFVQEAFSGIRVLKSFVREQDSHRQFAIASEHYKDKSLSLNFVNSLFFPLILFLVGLSTIVTVWLGGQEVIRGTITTGSIAEFLIYVNLLTWPVTALGWTSSLVQRAEASQARINEFLDQKTDIVSRENVQQEIQGDIVFDNVSFTYPDTGIQALRNVSFRIRPGQTLAVIGNTGSGKSTVAVLLCRLFDVSEGAIKIDSVDVRNYALTSLREQIGYVPQDVFLFSDSIRNNINFGLDQPDETRMQQAAKDANVYDNIMRFPEGFDTKVGERGITLSGGQKQRVSIARALVKEPKILILDDSLSAVDTNTENAILGALQRIMHNRTSLIISHRVSSVKLADEILVLDDGQIVQHGTHEALMQDENGLYRALYERQLQSEDAA